ACAAGAAGCCCCCTCCGCCGATGAACTTTTCTCCGACGGTAAAATCCTTCCCACTGACATCAAGAAGAGCAACCCCTCTAAACAAATTGACCACTCTTCTTCACCACCACCGCCGCCATTGCCACCTCAGAAAGCAGCAGAAAGCTCGAAAGAAGAAGAGAAGCAAAGTTCAAAGCCAACTTCATTTTGGGGTTTCAAAAGGAGTAGTAGCTTCAGCTGTGGGAGTGGTTATGGCAGAAGCTTATGTCCTTTACCACTTTTGTCAAGAAGCAATTCAACTGGTTCTACACCAAATGCTAAACACCCTTCGCCAAATAACCCTAAACACATCCATTCACATAAACATGCTGCTGCTAATTCTATTACTAATCCATCTTTCAAGTCTTCCACAAGTTATCATCAAAAGCCTCCACTGAAGAAGACTGCTTATAAGCCTTATTACGGTAATGGTGTTCATCCTGTTC
The Gossypium hirsutum isolate 1008001.06 chromosome A07, Gossypium_hirsutum_v2.1, whole genome shotgun sequence genome window above contains:
- the LOC107934215 gene encoding uncharacterized protein, with protein sequence MIDFLIIGTKMAVELCSDNCGISPRISFSLNLCHFDDVPVEQRPFRSKPSSLNSSVDFDFGVGETFEQEAPSADELFSDGKILPTDIKKSNPSKQIDHSSSPPPPPLPPQKAAESSKEEEKQSSKPTSFWGFKRSSSFSCGSGYGRSLCPLPLLSRSNSTGSTPNAKHPSPNNPKHIHSHKHAAANSITNPSFKSSTSYHQKPPLKKTAYKPYYGNGVHPVLNVPSGNLFGLGSIFFNGNKAKNSCKRK